One part of the Bradyrhizobium sp. CB1650 genome encodes these proteins:
- a CDS encoding ABC transporter ATP-binding protein, producing MASRPLSPDKQKLATEEAAELDDKLASVARPEVEDDEDDEDEALQLDDDDEDEDLVVFTAREAAGALATIWGFVTPYLANYKRILAFVSFGVIIETLFNVIMPLSLKFLIDDALGEEDFHALYKILGVLAVAGIFTSIVAVWYERWDARLAACVISDVRKRLFEHVQDLPAAYFGRTKRGEILSRFSVDLSAFEGSVKTFTNSAALPFLELFAGIILMVFLNWQLAVVALLVFPITLIGPRILTPKAVQANYEQKLNESALLGMVQENVAAQAVIKAFSLQRKMFGFFSFRNDETRNKIASAAFLSTMVERTVTISVLLLHLVVLAIGAYLATKGQITIGTFVTFESAFWEVSYNIAHVMHFIPVSISSAAAIRHIQELLDEPTRGADRPGAPDLPRITHDITFDRVTFQYEGSQTPVVDNLSLKLDVGKSIAVVGPSGSGKSTLLNLILRLYVPDEGRVTIDGVDIRKVTLDSLRRSMAVVFQENMLFNMSIRENIRLGKEGATDEEVEEAARKAEIHRYIMSLPQRYDTPVGERGDTLSGGQRQRIAIARAIIRNPSVLLLDEATSALDQTTEAAINRTLLKIAKGRTMIWSTHRLTSVVEMDEIIVISAGRAIERGSHAELLARNGAYRKLWDDQMHQPHGAAAHADDDSDDDDEDDLDEDDEDADDEEE from the coding sequence ATGGCATCCAGGCCTCTCTCGCCCGACAAACAGAAGCTCGCTACGGAGGAAGCGGCCGAGCTCGACGACAAGCTCGCTTCCGTCGCAAGGCCGGAGGTCGAAGACGACGAGGACGACGAGGACGAGGCGCTGCAGCTTGATGACGACGATGAGGACGAGGACCTCGTCGTCTTCACGGCTCGCGAGGCCGCCGGCGCGCTCGCAACCATCTGGGGCTTCGTCACCCCTTATCTGGCGAACTACAAGCGCATCCTGGCGTTCGTGTCGTTCGGCGTCATCATCGAGACGCTGTTCAACGTCATCATGCCGCTCAGCCTGAAGTTCCTGATCGACGATGCGCTCGGCGAGGAGGATTTCCATGCCCTGTACAAGATCCTCGGCGTGCTCGCGGTCGCCGGCATTTTCACTTCCATCGTCGCGGTCTGGTACGAGCGCTGGGATGCGCGGCTCGCGGCCTGCGTCATCTCCGACGTCCGCAAGCGGTTGTTCGAGCACGTCCAGGATCTGCCGGCGGCCTATTTCGGTCGCACCAAGCGCGGCGAGATCCTGTCGCGCTTCTCCGTCGACCTCTCGGCGTTCGAGGGCTCGGTCAAGACTTTCACGAACAGCGCGGCGCTGCCGTTCCTGGAATTGTTCGCCGGCATCATTCTGATGGTGTTCCTGAACTGGCAGCTCGCGGTGGTCGCGCTGCTGGTGTTTCCGATCACGCTGATCGGGCCACGCATCCTCACCCCGAAGGCAGTGCAGGCGAATTACGAGCAGAAGCTCAACGAATCCGCGTTGCTCGGCATGGTGCAGGAGAACGTGGCGGCGCAGGCCGTGATCAAGGCGTTCAGCCTGCAGCGCAAGATGTTCGGCTTCTTCAGCTTCCGTAACGACGAGACGCGCAACAAGATCGCCTCAGCCGCGTTCCTGTCGACCATGGTGGAGCGGACGGTCACGATCTCGGTGCTGCTGCTGCATCTCGTCGTGCTCGCGATCGGCGCCTATCTGGCGACCAAGGGCCAGATCACGATCGGCACCTTCGTCACATTCGAGAGCGCATTCTGGGAGGTGTCGTACAACATCGCCCATGTGATGCACTTCATCCCGGTGTCGATCTCCTCGGCCGCCGCCATCCGTCACATCCAGGAACTGCTGGACGAGCCGACACGCGGCGCCGATCGCCCGGGCGCGCCCGATCTGCCGCGCATCACCCACGACATCACCTTCGACCGCGTCACCTTCCAATACGAAGGCAGCCAGACGCCGGTCGTGGACAATCTCAGCCTCAAGCTCGACGTCGGCAAGAGCATCGCCGTTGTCGGCCCCAGTGGCTCCGGCAAGAGCACGCTGCTCAACCTGATCCTGCGTCTGTACGTGCCGGACGAGGGGCGGGTCACGATCGACGGTGTCGACATCCGCAAGGTGACGCTGGACTCGCTGCGCCGGAGCATGGCGGTCGTGTTCCAGGAGAACATGCTGTTCAACATGTCGATCCGCGAGAACATCCGGCTTGGCAAGGAGGGCGCGACCGACGAGGAGGTGGAGGAGGCGGCCAGGAAGGCCGAGATCCACCGCTACATCATGAGTCTGCCGCAACGATACGACACGCCGGTCGGCGAGCGGGGCGACACGCTCTCGGGCGGTCAGCGCCAGCGCATCGCGATCGCGCGCGCGATCATCCGCAATCCGTCGGTGCTGCTGCTGGACGAGGCGACCTCGGCGCTCGACCAGACCACGGAAGCTGCGATCAACCGTACGCTGCTGAAGATCGCCAAGGGCCGCACCATGATCTGGTCGACGCACCGGTTGACCTCGGTGGTCGAGATGGACGAGATCATCGTGATTTCAGCGGGCAGGGCGATCGAGCGCGGCTCGCATGCCGAGCTGCTCGCCAGGAACGGTGCCTATCGCAAGCTGTGGGACGACCAGATGCACCAGCCGCATGGTGCCGCCGCTCACGCCGACGACGACAGCGACGATGACGACGAAGACGACCTCGACGAGGATGATGAGGACGCGGACGACGAGGAGGAGTGA
- the rpsL gene encoding 30S ribosomal protein S12: protein MPTINQLIAQPREVQKSRKKVPALQQSPQKRGVCTRVYTTTPKKPNSALRKVAKVRLTNGFEVIGYIPGEGHNLQEHSVVMIRGGRVKDLPGVRYHILRGVLDTQGVKNRKQRRSKYGAKRPK from the coding sequence ATGCCGACGATCAACCAGCTGATCGCACAACCTCGTGAAGTGCAGAAGTCGCGCAAGAAGGTGCCGGCGCTGCAGCAGTCGCCGCAGAAGCGCGGCGTTTGCACGCGCGTCTACACCACGACCCCGAAGAAGCCGAACTCGGCGCTTCGTAAGGTCGCCAAGGTGCGCCTGACCAACGGCTTCGAGGTGATCGGCTACATCCCCGGCGAGGGTCATAACCTTCAGGAGCACTCGGTGGTCATGATCCGCGGCGGCCGCGTCAAGGACTTGCCCGGCGTGCGCTACCACATCCTCCGCGGCGTTCTGGATACCCAGGGCGTCAAGAACCGTAAGCAGCGCCGTTCGAAGTACGGCGCGAAGCGTCCGAAGTAA
- the rpsG gene encoding 30S ribosomal protein S7, whose translation MSRRHSAEKREVLPDPKFGNIVITKFMNSVMYAGKKSVAEGIVYGALGIIETKTKQNPLGVFEQALENVMPTIEVRSRRVGGATYQVPVEVRSTRRQALGIRWLISAARERNEKTMTERLSAELMDASNNRGNAVKKREDVHRMAEANRAFSHYRW comes from the coding sequence ATGTCTCGTCGCCACTCAGCGGAAAAGCGCGAAGTTCTGCCGGATCCGAAGTTCGGGAACATCGTGATCACGAAGTTCATGAACTCGGTGATGTACGCCGGCAAGAAGTCGGTCGCCGAAGGCATCGTCTACGGTGCGCTCGGCATCATCGAAACCAAGACCAAGCAGAACCCGCTCGGCGTGTTCGAGCAGGCGCTCGAGAACGTCATGCCGACGATCGAAGTGCGCTCCCGCCGCGTCGGCGGCGCGACCTACCAGGTTCCGGTCGAGGTTCGTTCGACCCGCCGGCAGGCCCTGGGCATCCGCTGGCTGATCTCGGCTGCGCGTGAGCGCAACGAGAAGACGATGACCGAGCGGCTCTCGGCGGAGCTCATGGACGCATCGAACAACCGCGGGAATGCCGTCAAGAAGCGTGAAGACGTGCACCGGATGGCGGAAGCCAACCGCGCCTTCTCGCACTATCGCTGGTAA
- the fusA gene encoding elongation factor G has protein sequence MPRQHAIEDYRNFGIMAHIDAGKTTTTERILYYTGKSHKIGEVHEGAATMDWMEQEQERGITITSAATTAFWNGKRLNIIDTPGHVDFTIEVERSLRVLDGAVCVLDSNQGVEPQTETVWRQGDKYKVPRIVFANKMDKTGADFFKCLSDIVDRLGAKPVAIQLPIGAENNFKGLVDLVKMKGIVWNDESLGAKFDYVDIPEDLVDQAKEYREKMVEAAVELDDDAMAAYLDGKEPDEATLKRLIRKAVLTGAFYPVLCGSAFKNKGVQPLLDAVVDYLPSPIDVPAIKGTDDRGNEVVRKADDKEPLALLAFKIMDDPFVGTITFCRIYSGILQSGTGVVNSTREKKERIGRMLLMHANNREDIKEAYAGDIVALAGLKEARTGDTLCDPDKQVILEKMEFPEPVIEIAIEPKSKADQEKLGVALAKLAAEDPSFRVSTDQESGQTILKGMGELHLDIKVDILKRTYKVDANIGAPQVAFRERVTKKAEVKYTHKKQTGGTGQFAEVSIVVEPNEPGKGYEFESKIVGGAVPKEYIPGVEKGLNSVMSSGVVAGFPVVDVKVQLVDGKYHDVDSSALAFEIASRAAFREALQKGKSVLLEPIMKVEVVTPEDYTGSVIGDLNSRRGQIQGQDMRGNANVINAMVPLMNMFGYVNNLRSMSQGRATFTMQFDHYAEAPANVSAEVQKKFA, from the coding sequence ATGCCCCGCCAACATGCCATCGAAGACTACCGCAACTTCGGTATCATGGCGCACATCGACGCCGGCAAGACCACGACGACCGAGCGCATCCTCTATTACACCGGCAAGAGCCACAAGATCGGCGAAGTGCACGAAGGTGCGGCGACGATGGACTGGATGGAGCAGGAGCAGGAGCGTGGCATCACGATCACCTCGGCTGCGACCACCGCCTTCTGGAACGGCAAGCGCCTGAACATCATCGACACGCCCGGCCACGTCGACTTTACCATCGAGGTCGAGCGTTCGCTGCGCGTGCTCGACGGCGCCGTGTGCGTGCTCGACAGCAACCAGGGCGTCGAACCGCAGACCGAGACGGTCTGGCGCCAGGGCGACAAGTACAAGGTTCCGCGGATCGTCTTCGCCAACAAGATGGACAAGACCGGCGCCGACTTCTTCAAGTGCCTGTCCGACATCGTCGACCGCCTCGGCGCCAAGCCCGTCGCGATCCAGCTTCCGATCGGCGCCGAGAACAACTTCAAGGGTCTCGTCGACCTCGTGAAGATGAAGGGCATCGTCTGGAACGATGAATCGCTCGGCGCGAAGTTCGACTACGTCGACATTCCGGAAGACCTCGTCGACCAGGCCAAGGAATACCGCGAGAAGATGGTGGAAGCCGCCGTCGAGCTCGACGACGACGCCATGGCCGCCTACCTCGACGGCAAGGAGCCGGACGAGGCGACGCTGAAGAGGCTGATCCGCAAGGCGGTGCTGACCGGCGCGTTCTATCCCGTGCTGTGCGGCTCGGCCTTCAAGAACAAGGGTGTGCAGCCGCTGCTCGACGCCGTCGTCGACTATCTGCCGTCGCCCATCGACGTGCCCGCGATCAAGGGCACTGACGACCGCGGCAATGAGGTCGTGCGCAAGGCTGACGACAAGGAGCCACTCGCGCTGCTCGCGTTCAAGATCATGGACGACCCGTTCGTCGGCACCATCACCTTCTGCCGCATCTATTCGGGCATCCTGCAGAGCGGTACTGGCGTCGTGAACTCGACGCGCGAGAAGAAGGAGCGCATCGGGCGTATGCTGCTGATGCATGCGAACAACCGCGAGGACATCAAGGAGGCCTATGCCGGCGACATCGTCGCGCTGGCCGGCCTGAAGGAAGCGCGCACCGGTGACACGCTGTGCGATCCCGACAAGCAGGTGATCCTGGAAAAGATGGAATTCCCCGAGCCGGTCATCGAGATCGCGATCGAGCCGAAGTCGAAGGCCGACCAGGAAAAGCTGGGCGTGGCGCTGGCCAAGCTCGCCGCCGAGGATCCGTCCTTCCGCGTGTCGACCGATCAGGAGTCCGGCCAGACCATCCTCAAGGGCATGGGCGAACTTCATCTCGACATCAAGGTCGACATCCTCAAGCGCACCTACAAGGTCGATGCCAACATCGGCGCGCCGCAGGTGGCGTTCCGTGAGCGCGTCACCAAGAAGGCCGAGGTCAAGTACACCCACAAGAAGCAGACCGGCGGTACCGGTCAGTTCGCGGAAGTGTCGATCGTGGTCGAGCCGAACGAGCCCGGCAAGGGCTATGAGTTCGAGTCCAAGATCGTTGGCGGCGCGGTTCCGAAGGAATACATCCCCGGCGTCGAAAAGGGCCTCAACAGCGTGATGAGCTCTGGTGTCGTCGCGGGCTTCCCCGTGGTCGACGTCAAGGTTCAGCTCGTCGACGGCAAGTATCACGACGTCGACTCGTCGGCGCTCGCCTTCGAAATCGCTTCGCGTGCTGCGTTCCGCGAGGCCTTGCAGAAGGGCAAGTCCGTCCTGCTCGAGCCGATCATGAAGGTCGAGGTGGTGACCCCGGAAGACTACACCGGCTCGGTCATCGGCGACCTGAACTCCCGGCGCGGTCAGATCCAGGGTCAGGACATGCGCGGCAACGCCAACGTCATCAACGCGATGGTGCCGCTCATGAATATGTTCGGTTACGTGAATAACCTGCGTTCGATGAGCCAGGGTCGCGCGACCTTCACCATGCAGTTCGACCACTACGCAGAAGCGCCGGCGAACGTGTCGGCAGAAGTCCAGAAGAAGTTTGCCTGA
- the tuf gene encoding elongation factor Tu, translating to MAKAKFERNKPHCNIGTIGHVDHGKTSLTAAITKILAETGGATFTAYDQIDKAPEEKARGITISTAHVEYETKNRHYAHVDCPGHADYVKNMITGAAQMDGAILVVSAADGPMPQTREHILLARQVGVPALVVFLNKCDMVDDPELLELVELEVRELLSKYEFPGDKIPIIKGSALAALEDSDKKLGHEAILELMRNVDEYIPQPERPIDQPFLMPVEDVFSISGRGTVVTGRVERGVIKVGEEIEIVGLRATQKTTVTGVEMFRKLLDQGQAGDNIGALLRGTKREEVERGQVLCKPGSVKPHTKFKAEAYILTKEEGGRHTPFFTNYRPQFYFRTTDVTGVVHLPEGTEMVMPGDNIAMEVHLIVPIAMEEKLRFAIREGGRTVGAGVVASIIE from the coding sequence ATGGCCAAAGCAAAGTTTGAACGTAACAAGCCGCACTGCAACATCGGCACCATCGGTCACGTCGACCATGGCAAGACGTCGCTGACCGCGGCGATTACCAAGATCCTCGCCGAGACCGGCGGTGCGACGTTCACGGCGTACGACCAGATCGACAAGGCGCCGGAAGAGAAGGCGCGCGGCATCACCATCTCGACCGCGCACGTCGAGTACGAGACGAAGAACCGCCACTATGCGCACGTCGACTGCCCCGGCCACGCCGACTACGTGAAGAACATGATCACCGGCGCCGCCCAGATGGACGGTGCGATCCTGGTCGTGTCGGCTGCTGACGGCCCGATGCCGCAGACCCGCGAGCACATCCTGCTCGCCCGCCAGGTCGGCGTGCCCGCGCTCGTCGTGTTCCTCAACAAGTGCGACATGGTCGACGATCCGGAGCTGCTCGAGCTCGTCGAGCTCGAAGTCCGCGAGCTGCTCTCGAAGTACGAATTCCCGGGCGACAAGATCCCGATCATCAAGGGGTCGGCGCTCGCCGCTCTCGAAGATTCCGACAAGAAGCTCGGTCACGAGGCCATCCTCGAGCTGATGCGCAACGTCGACGAGTACATCCCGCAGCCGGAGCGTCCGATCGACCAGCCGTTCCTGATGCCGGTTGAAGACGTGTTCTCGATCTCGGGCCGCGGCACCGTCGTGACCGGCCGTGTCGAGCGTGGTGTGATCAAGGTCGGCGAGGAAATCGAGATCGTCGGTCTGCGTGCGACCCAGAAGACCACGGTTACCGGCGTCGAAATGTTCCGCAAGCTGCTCGATCAGGGCCAGGCCGGCGACAACATCGGTGCGCTGCTTCGCGGCACCAAGCGCGAGGAAGTCGAGCGCGGCCAGGTGCTCTGCAAGCCGGGTTCGGTCAAGCCGCACACCAAGTTCAAGGCTGAGGCGTACATCCTCACCAAGGAAGAGGGCGGCCGCCACACCCCGTTCTTCACCAACTACCGTCCGCAGTTCTACTTCCGCACCACCGACGTGACCGGTGTCGTGCACCTGCCGGAAGGCACCGAGATGGTGATGCCGGGCGACAACATCGCGATGGAAGTGCACCTGATCGTGCCGATCGCCATGGAAGAGAAGCTCCGCTTCGCGATCCGCGAAGGCGGCCGTACCGTCGGCGCCGGCGTCGTCGCCTCGATCATCGAGTAA
- the rpsJ gene encoding 30S ribosomal protein S10 yields MNGQNIRIRLKAFDHRILDTSTREIVNTAKRTGAQVRGPIPLPTRIEKFTVNRSPHVDKKSREQFEMRTHKRLLDIVDPTPQTVDALMKLDLAAGVDVEIKL; encoded by the coding sequence ATGAACGGCCAAAACATTCGTATCCGTCTCAAGGCGTTCGACCATCGTATCCTCGATACGTCGACCCGCGAGATCGTGAACACGGCGAAGCGCACCGGCGCGCAGGTCCGCGGACCCATTCCGCTGCCCACCCGCATCGAGAAGTTCACCGTCAACCGTTCGCCCCACGTCGACAAGAAGAGCCGCGAACAGTTCGAGATGCGCACTCACAAGCGCCTTCTCGATATCGTCGATCCGACCCCGCAGACCGTCGATGCTTTGATGAAGCTCGACCTGGCCGCCGGTGTCGACGTCGAGATCAAGCTCTAA